One segment of Desulfosudis oleivorans Hxd3 DNA contains the following:
- a CDS encoding tetratricopeptide repeat protein, with translation MIRRFILSRWIQAGILAGMVLVAYLPSTDHSFIWDDDYYITHNMTLAGFSGLKRIWLEPGATPQYYPLVFTSFWLEYHLFGLNPAVFHFTNILLHAANAVLVWLILARLRLPWAWPAAALFALHPVNVESVAWISERKNVLSGMFVLLSLLFLIRASLSGTGGNQYPETASTNRRLSYMTSFLFFIPALLSKTVTCMMPAAFLMLVWWKNPQGGGRKAVATLPFFLVGAAAALHTVIMEKSHVGAYGMEWAFSTIDRVLIAGRALWFYAYKLVWPANLVFIYPRWDINATVWWQYLFPVGALGAFILLWVTRGRLGRGALTGVAIFATALFPALGFINYYPMRYSFVADHFQYMAGIALIALITAAAHRLFHGIHRFPAKTACILFSVLLLLLGTRTLQEQNKYENLHTLWRDTLRKDPLCWMAHNNVGALLSKIGNYEKAIAHFNKSLSIYPTNVMAHLNIKGVSKKLTGQTTGPLLYAGEPGRPRLMAWDNRLATVMTRLGWDKAANHYYQKVMAVDPRNAEAHYGTGQLLERQGKIDAAITAYETTLDIDPLYTDVYQRLGKIHLTRNEYEKAIDRFFMLLKIDPFRAEAFEQLGLSYYHTGDLENAIRAYRLALNIQPHNRALQMTLSRILTQPEPVESLPPRP, from the coding sequence ATGATCAGGCGGTTCATCTTATCCAGGTGGATACAGGCGGGAATACTGGCGGGAATGGTGTTGGTGGCCTATCTTCCATCCACCGACCACTCCTTTATCTGGGACGACGACTATTATATCACTCACAACATGACCCTTGCGGGCTTTTCCGGGTTGAAACGCATATGGCTTGAGCCCGGCGCCACGCCGCAATACTATCCTCTGGTCTTTACCAGTTTCTGGCTCGAGTATCATCTGTTCGGTCTTAACCCGGCAGTGTTTCATTTCACCAACATCCTTCTGCACGCCGCAAACGCCGTGCTGGTATGGCTGATCCTGGCCCGACTGCGCCTGCCCTGGGCATGGCCGGCCGCTGCCCTGTTTGCGCTTCACCCGGTCAACGTGGAGTCCGTGGCATGGATCAGCGAACGCAAGAATGTACTTTCCGGAATGTTTGTTCTGCTCTCCCTGCTGTTTTTAATCCGCGCATCTCTTTCCGGAACCGGCGGGAACCAGTACCCCGAAACGGCTTCAACAAACAGGCGGCTCTCCTACATGACCTCCTTTTTGTTTTTTATACCGGCCCTGTTAAGCAAAACCGTCACCTGCATGATGCCGGCAGCGTTCCTGATGCTGGTATGGTGGAAAAACCCTCAGGGGGGGGGCAGAAAAGCAGTGGCAACGCTTCCCTTTTTCCTTGTCGGGGCCGCGGCCGCGCTGCACACCGTCATCATGGAAAAAAGCCACGTAGGGGCCTACGGGATGGAATGGGCTTTCAGCACAATCGACCGTGTGCTGATCGCCGGGCGGGCCCTCTGGTTTTACGCATACAAACTGGTCTGGCCGGCAAACCTGGTGTTCATCTATCCCCGGTGGGACATCAACGCCACTGTATGGTGGCAGTATCTGTTTCCCGTCGGCGCGCTTGGGGCCTTTATTCTACTCTGGGTGACAAGAGGCCGGCTGGGCAGGGGGGCTTTGACCGGTGTGGCGATTTTTGCGACAGCGCTTTTTCCCGCCCTGGGATTTATCAATTACTATCCCATGCGATATTCCTTTGTGGCGGACCATTTTCAGTACATGGCCGGCATCGCCCTGATCGCCCTGATAACGGCTGCGGCCCATCGCCTGTTTCATGGCATCCATCGATTTCCCGCTAAAACAGCCTGCATTCTGTTTTCCGTCCTGTTGTTGCTGCTTGGCACGCGTACCTTGCAGGAACAGAATAAATATGAGAACCTCCATACTCTGTGGCGGGATACGCTGCGAAAGGACCCCTTGTGCTGGATGGCCCACAACAACGTCGGGGCACTGCTGTCTAAAATCGGCAATTATGAAAAGGCGATTGCCCACTTCAACAAATCGCTCAGCATTTATCCGACAAACGTAATGGCCCATTTAAACATCAAGGGTGTGTCTAAAAAACTGACCGGTCAAACAACAGGGCCGCTGCTTTACGCTGGCGAACCCGGACGGCCCCGACTGATGGCATGGGATAACCGGCTGGCGACTGTCATGACACGATTGGGATGGGATAAAGCGGCGAACCATTATTATCAAAAAGTCATGGCCGTGGATCCCCGGAATGCCGAGGCCCACTACGGAACAGGCCAACTGCTGGAGCGACAGGGAAAAATCGACGCTGCGATTACCGCCTATGAAACAACGCTGGATATCGACCCCCTGTACACGGACGTTTACCAAAGACTGGGAAAAATCCATCTGACGCGCAACGAATACGAGAAAGCGATAGACCGGTTTTTCATGCTGTTAAAAATCGATCCGTTCCGGGCAGAGGCATTTGAGCAACTGGGGCTCTCCTATTATCACACAGGCGACTTAGAAAACGCAATCAGAGCCTACCGACTGGCCCTCAATATTCAACCCCATAACCGGGCTCTCCAAATGACGCTTTCGCGAATACTGACACAGCCTGAACCGGTGGAGTCCCTGCCACCACGGCCATGA
- a CDS encoding glycosyltransferase family 2 protein produces MKRLVIIPCYNEEKTVGAIAEAARPHADLCFVNDASTDQTGDRLHAISGIHIITHARRTHIPGAILDGMRFAADNGYDVAVTMDAGLSHDPKDLPRFFEHDGYDLVIGARRKTIGTPAHRKLISQCAARIVNYGLSDTWHDLKGPAFSDCTSGFRMYSKKALQTVLNASLASRSFGFHMETLAVIYTHGLSIQEIPVTYTFTNSSFNSAAVGDGLRVGIGLIRKKIDNG; encoded by the coding sequence ATGAAAAGACTGGTCATCATTCCTTGTTACAATGAAGAAAAAACCGTTGGCGCTATTGCCGAGGCGGCCAGGCCCCACGCCGACCTGTGCTTTGTTAATGACGCCAGCACGGACCAGACCGGCGACCGTCTGCATGCCATTTCCGGCATTCACATCATCACCCACGCCAGGCGCACCCACATTCCCGGCGCCATTCTCGACGGCATGCGGTTTGCCGCGGACAACGGCTACGACGTTGCCGTGACCATGGACGCGGGGCTCTCCCACGACCCGAAGGACCTGCCCCGGTTTTTTGAGCATGACGGGTACGACCTTGTCATCGGGGCAAGACGGAAAACCATTGGAACTCCGGCCCACCGGAAACTGATTTCCCAATGCGCGGCCCGCATCGTCAACTACGGTCTTTCAGATACCTGGCATGATCTGAAAGGACCGGCCTTTTCAGACTGCACGTCCGGGTTCAGAATGTATTCAAAAAAAGCGCTGCAAACGGTTCTGAATGCTTCCCTTGCATCAAGATCCTTCGGATTCCACATGGAGACCCTTGCTGTAATATACACCCACGGACTTTCTATTCAGGAAATCCCCGTCACCTACACGTTTACCAACAGCTCCTTCAATTCGGCGGCTGTGGGGGACGGCCTGCGTGTGGGAATCGGTCTTATCCGAAAAAAAATCGACAACGGATAG
- a CDS encoding glycosyltransferase family 39 protein, whose protein sequence is MTVVVLLLCAGAGLRIAAASDCLWFDEIWSYMLSRHMTQPWQALTVVNVVDNNHPLNTFFMYMMGDPYDWRWFRVPSLITGTLLLILIWRAADRFSPSAGMPALFMATVSHPFILYSSEARGYAPALFFLVSAFFFIQQYWQERGIRPLVLFWFTITMGLLANLTVAFIWLAIFLWSVMHELRASSSFRTFMAHILKCHLVPLLPMAYLSHAYLVRNMAVGNIGSRSTEFITDFLATVVAALMGTPSTGGWFVAGLFLFICVFLYGWCSLYRTNAAVAIFLLLAVCLPPLLGNLGRQLMYFRFSLVAFPFTYIVLAIGIAACYKGNRLAKTLCLLFVLFFSYGNITRTHALITIGRGDYLGAMFYMAAQPHTGPRATAPRDDDRTILVGSDNDFRNLPILYFYARYLPQNTKMIYIGEGQWPTEGTDWLIRHSQQLNREIAALYRPNDRHVYRLEKIFPYAGVSGWNWYLYKRVPPDTTSADRRKNVTGSETSPP, encoded by the coding sequence ATGACCGTTGTCGTTCTGTTGCTCTGCGCGGGCGCCGGCCTTCGCATCGCCGCCGCCAGCGACTGTTTGTGGTTTGATGAGATATGGTCATATATGCTGAGTCGGCATATGACTCAACCATGGCAGGCGCTGACGGTCGTCAATGTAGTGGACAACAACCATCCTTTGAACACCTTCTTTATGTACATGATGGGTGATCCTTATGACTGGAGATGGTTCCGCGTACCGTCCCTCATCACCGGCACGCTCCTGTTGATTCTCATATGGCGGGCGGCAGACCGGTTCAGTCCATCCGCGGGAATGCCGGCGCTTTTCATGGCGACGGTTTCCCACCCTTTTATTCTCTATTCTTCAGAGGCGCGGGGATACGCGCCGGCCCTGTTTTTTTTGGTATCCGCGTTTTTCTTTATTCAGCAGTACTGGCAGGAGCGCGGCATACGACCGCTTGTGTTGTTTTGGTTCACCATCACGATGGGTCTGTTGGCCAACCTTACCGTGGCGTTCATCTGGCTGGCCATCTTCCTGTGGTCGGTTATGCACGAACTGCGCGCGTCCTCGTCCTTCCGAACCTTCATGGCCCACATCCTGAAATGCCATCTGGTGCCGCTGCTGCCGATGGCTTACCTGTCGCATGCCTACCTTGTCAGAAATATGGCGGTCGGCAACATCGGCAGTCGATCGACTGAATTTATCACGGATTTTCTGGCTACCGTGGTGGCAGCCCTCATGGGCACCCCGTCCACAGGGGGATGGTTTGTTGCCGGCCTCTTTCTTTTTATTTGTGTTTTTCTCTACGGATGGTGTTCTTTATACAGAACAAACGCGGCGGTTGCGATTTTCTTGCTGCTGGCCGTCTGCCTGCCCCCTCTTTTGGGAAACCTCGGCCGGCAACTGATGTATTTCCGTTTTTCCCTGGTCGCGTTTCCGTTCACTTATATCGTCCTGGCCATCGGAATCGCCGCCTGTTATAAGGGGAATCGCTTGGCCAAAACACTCTGCCTGCTTTTTGTACTTTTCTTTTCTTACGGCAATATCACCCGCACCCACGCCTTGATCACCATTGGGAGAGGGGATTACCTGGGTGCCATGTTCTATATGGCGGCGCAACCCCACACAGGCCCGAGAGCGACTGCCCCACGCGATGACGACCGAACTATTCTTGTCGGCAGCGATAATGATTTTCGCAACCTGCCGATCTTATACTTCTATGCCAGATACCTTCCTCAAAACACCAAAATGATCTATATCGGAGAAGGACAATGGCCCACCGAAGGTACGGACTGGCTGATCCGTCATTCCCAGCAGCTGAACCGGGAAATAGCCGCACTGTACCGGCCCAATGACAGGCACGTCTACCGGCTGGAAAAAATATTCCCTTATGCCGGCGTTTCGGGCTGGAACTGGTACCTGTACAAAAGGGTGCCGCCGGACACGACATCCGCGGACCGGCGAAAAAATGTCACAGGGAGTGAAACATCCCCGCCATGA